In one Limisphaerales bacterium genomic region, the following are encoded:
- a CDS encoding dihydrodipicolinate synthase family protein, which yields MDDLSFDPVSLIRPRRAIRGISAILLPFQSTGEVDWPGFTAHIQRTVAAGLAPAVNMDTGYAHLIDDATRTRALELTRAETDDFVAGAFVGDAPGAAFKADEYFRQMEMIQTHGGVPVVFQSFGLTSGGDDAIVANYTKLAEGADAIIGFELNDMIAPFGKIYSLEVFRGLLGIKRLIGSKHSSFEREPEWRRLMLRDELRPEFRVFTGNDLAIDMVMYGSDYLLGLSTFAPDVFAQRDAVWAAGDPAFYELNDWLQYLGFLTFRPPVPAYKHSAAMFLKLRGWLDCDATHPNSPTRPESDREILHKIVEQIA from the coding sequence GTGGATGATCTCTCATTCGATCCGGTTTCATTGATCCGCCCTCGCCGTGCTATTCGCGGCATCTCCGCCATTTTGCTTCCATTTCAATCCACTGGCGAAGTGGATTGGCCCGGCTTCACCGCCCACATCCAACGCACCGTGGCCGCCGGCCTCGCGCCCGCGGTGAATATGGACACCGGCTACGCCCACCTCATCGACGACGCCACCCGCACCCGCGCGCTGGAACTCACGCGGGCGGAGACCGATGATTTTGTGGCGGGCGCCTTCGTGGGTGATGCACCCGGCGCGGCATTCAAGGCCGATGAATATTTTCGCCAAATGGAAATGATCCAAACCCACGGCGGCGTGCCGGTCGTTTTCCAATCTTTCGGCCTCACCAGCGGTGGCGACGATGCGATTGTGGCCAATTACACAAAACTGGCTGAAGGCGCTGATGCAATCATTGGCTTTGAGTTGAACGATATGATCGCACCGTTCGGGAAAATTTATTCACTCGAAGTGTTTCGCGGTTTACTGGGCATCAAGCGGTTGATTGGCTCGAAGCATTCCTCGTTCGAACGCGAACCGGAATGGCGGAGGCTGATGTTGCGCGATGAACTGCGGCCTGAATTCCGCGTGTTTACCGGGAACGATCTCGCCATTGATATGGTGATGTACGGCAGCGATTATCTGCTCGGCCTCAGCACCTTTGCGCCGGATGTGTTTGCCCAACGCGACGCGGTGTGGGCGGCGGGCGATCCGGCATTTTATGAATTGAACGACTGGCTGCAGTACCTTGGCTTTCTCACCTTCCGCCCGCCGGTGCCTGCCTACAAACATTCGGCCGCGATGTTCCTCAAACTACGCGGATGGCTCGATTGCGATGCTACGCATCCCAATTCGCCAACACGCCCCGAAAGCGATCGTGAAATTCTGCACAAAATTGTGGAGCAGATTGCATGA